A stretch of the Azospirillum thiophilum genome encodes the following:
- a CDS encoding TlpA family protein disulfide reductase: protein MAGAGLWWSAGAAPAAPEVVRLGAPDAPAAVTPAASTGADKLEKFKGAEPKPMPPLSFVDADGRRVDLADFKDRVVLLNLWATWCGPCVKEMPSLDRLQAQLGGDAFQVVALSLDRGGRTAVEPFYRKTGVEHLALFLDPASESMKTLSLRGLPTTVLVDPEGRELGRVEGAVEWDSPEVVAFLRQFLGHGGGRGGGPARDRGVMKTGG from the coding sequence ATGGCCGGAGCCGGCCTGTGGTGGAGCGCCGGTGCGGCCCCGGCGGCGCCGGAGGTGGTGCGGCTCGGCGCACCGGACGCGCCTGCCGCGGTTACACCTGCGGCCTCCACCGGCGCCGACAAGCTGGAGAAGTTCAAGGGGGCGGAGCCGAAGCCGATGCCGCCGCTGTCCTTCGTCGATGCCGACGGTCGGCGGGTCGATCTCGCCGACTTCAAGGACCGCGTCGTCCTGCTGAACCTGTGGGCGACCTGGTGCGGCCCTTGCGTCAAGGAGATGCCGTCGCTCGACCGGCTCCAGGCGCAGTTGGGCGGCGACGCCTTCCAGGTGGTCGCGCTCTCGCTCGACCGCGGCGGGCGGACGGCGGTGGAGCCGTTCTACAGGAAGACGGGGGTGGAGCATCTGGCCCTGTTCCTCGATCCGGCATCGGAGTCGATGAAGACGCTGTCGCTGCGTGGCCTGCCGACCACTGTCCTGGTCGATCCGGAGGGGCGGGAACTGGGCCGGGTCGAGGGGGCGGTCGAATGGGATTCGCCGGAGGTCGTCGCCTTCCTGCGCCAGTTCCTCGGCCATGGCGGGGGCCGCGGCGGCGGTCCGGCGCGCGACCGCGGGGTGATGAAGACGGGAGGCTGA
- a CDS encoding TetR family transcriptional regulator: MAEAVLTPDRILEAAEEVLRRYGPAKATVVDVARALGVSHGSVYRHFPSKAALRDAVTERWLARVSDPLAAIAEEDGPAPARLRRWFDALIRAKHSKAGDDPELFATYMALAAEAREVVAEHVAHLSGQLARIVADGMADGSFAPGDAASAARALFDATARFHNPAHAAEWASPDTAPAFEAVWTLVMRGLETRG; the protein is encoded by the coding sequence ATGGCTGAGGCGGTGCTGACCCCGGACCGTATCCTGGAAGCGGCGGAGGAGGTGCTCCGCCGCTACGGTCCCGCCAAGGCCACGGTGGTGGACGTCGCCCGCGCGCTGGGCGTCAGCCACGGCAGCGTCTACCGCCATTTCCCCAGCAAGGCCGCCCTGCGCGACGCGGTGACGGAACGCTGGCTCGCCCGCGTCTCTGACCCGCTCGCGGCCATCGCCGAGGAGGACGGCCCGGCGCCGGCCCGCCTGCGCCGCTGGTTCGACGCGCTGATCCGGGCCAAGCACAGCAAGGCCGGCGACGATCCGGAGCTGTTCGCGACCTACATGGCGCTCGCAGCCGAAGCGCGCGAGGTGGTGGCTGAGCATGTGGCGCATCTGAGCGGCCAGCTCGCCCGCATCGTCGCCGACGGCATGGCCGACGGCAGCTTTGCCCCCGGCGACGCCGCGTCGGCCGCCCGCGCCCTGTTCGACGCGACGGCCCGCTTCCACAATCCGGCCCACGCCGCCGAATGGGCCTCCCCCGACACCGCCCCGGCCTTCGAGGCGGTGTGGACACTGGTCATGCGCGGGCTGGAGACTCGGGGGTGA
- a CDS encoding 2-hydroxy-3-oxopropionate reductase, giving the protein MKVGFIGLGIMGTPMAGHLLDAGHTLYVHDIKPVPADLTAKGAIPCPSGAEVAAAAEVVITMVPDTPHVGAALFGENGVAAGLSAGKIVVDMSSISPIETKEYAKRINDLGCSYLDAPVSGGEVGAKAASLTIMVGGPQEAFDTVKPLFDKMGKNVTLVGGNGDGQTTKVANQIIVALTIEAVAEALLFASKAGADPAKVRQALMGGFASSRILEVHGERMINRNFTPGFRIELHQKDLNLALSGAKALSLSLPHTASCQQLFNACVAQGGAAWDHSGMLRALELLAGHEVGAK; this is encoded by the coding sequence ATGAAGGTCGGATTCATCGGTCTCGGCATCATGGGCACCCCGATGGCGGGGCATCTGCTGGACGCCGGTCACACCCTCTACGTCCACGACATCAAACCGGTCCCGGCCGACCTGACCGCCAAGGGCGCCATCCCCTGCCCGAGCGGCGCCGAGGTTGCCGCGGCGGCCGAGGTCGTCATCACCATGGTTCCCGACACCCCCCATGTCGGCGCCGCCCTGTTCGGCGAGAACGGCGTGGCCGCCGGCCTGTCGGCGGGCAAGATCGTGGTCGACATGTCCTCGATCTCCCCGATCGAGACCAAGGAATACGCCAAGCGCATCAACGATCTCGGCTGCTCCTACCTGGATGCGCCGGTGTCGGGCGGCGAGGTCGGGGCCAAGGCCGCCTCGCTGACCATCATGGTCGGCGGCCCGCAGGAAGCCTTCGACACGGTCAAGCCGCTGTTCGACAAGATGGGCAAGAACGTTACGCTGGTCGGCGGCAACGGCGACGGCCAGACCACCAAGGTCGCCAACCAGATCATCGTCGCGCTGACCATCGAGGCGGTGGCCGAGGCCCTGCTGTTCGCCTCCAAGGCCGGCGCCGATCCGGCCAAGGTCCGTCAGGCGCTGATGGGCGGCTTCGCCTCCTCGCGCATCCTGGAGGTCCATGGCGAGCGGATGATCAACCGCAACTTCACCCCGGGCTTCCGCATCGAGCTGCACCAGAAGGACCTGAACCTCGCATTGAGCGGGGCAAAGGCGCTCAGCCTGTCGCTGCCGCACACCGCGAGCTGCCAGCAGCTGTTCAACGCCTGCGTGGCGCAGGGCGGCGCCGCCTGGGACCATTCCGGCATGCTGCGTGCACTGGAACTGCTGGCCGGGCACGAGGTCGGGGCGAAGTGA
- the lysA gene encoding diaminopimelate decarboxylase, producing MSVFAYRDGVLHAESVSLADVAREVGTPFYLYSTAALESHYNAYAGAFAGQDAGVCYALKANSNLAVIRTLARLGAGGDVVSVGEMTRALAGGIPPERIVFSGVGKTRDDLRAALEAGIHQINVESVPELEALSEVASSLGVEAPIAFRVNPDVDAKTHAKIATGKKENKFGIDYDHAREIYRRAAALPGIKPVAIAVHIGSQLTDLAPFRAAYERVAALLHQLREDGHDIQRLDLGGGLGITYRNEAPPDLADYAAMVRSITGNLGCRITLEPGRSLVGNAGILVSRVIYVKQGLHRRFAIIDAAMNDLIRPSLYDAYHGIVPVAEPAPDAGQEPYDVVGPVCESGDTFAVQRPLPPLADDDLVALLSAGAYGAVMASTYNTRPLVPEVLVNGDRFSVIRPRPTVEEMLAAERIPDWL from the coding sequence ATGAGCGTCTTCGCCTATCGCGACGGCGTGCTGCATGCCGAATCGGTGTCGCTGGCGGATGTGGCGCGCGAGGTGGGAACGCCCTTCTACCTCTATTCCACCGCGGCGCTCGAATCCCACTACAACGCCTATGCCGGCGCCTTCGCCGGCCAGGATGCCGGCGTCTGCTATGCGCTGAAGGCCAACTCCAACCTCGCCGTCATCCGCACGCTGGCCCGGCTCGGGGCCGGCGGCGACGTGGTGTCGGTCGGCGAGATGACGCGGGCGCTGGCCGGCGGCATTCCGCCCGAGCGCATCGTCTTCTCCGGCGTCGGCAAGACCCGCGACGACCTGCGCGCCGCGCTGGAGGCCGGCATCCACCAGATCAACGTCGAATCGGTGCCGGAGCTGGAGGCGCTGAGCGAGGTGGCCTCGTCCCTGGGCGTGGAGGCTCCCATCGCCTTCCGTGTCAACCCGGACGTCGACGCCAAGACCCATGCCAAGATCGCCACCGGCAAGAAGGAGAACAAGTTCGGCATCGATTACGACCACGCGCGCGAGATCTACCGCCGCGCGGCGGCGCTGCCGGGCATCAAGCCGGTCGCCATCGCGGTCCATATCGGCTCGCAGCTGACCGACCTCGCCCCCTTCCGCGCCGCCTACGAGCGGGTCGCGGCCCTGCTCCACCAGCTGCGCGAGGACGGTCACGACATCCAGCGCCTCGACCTCGGCGGCGGGCTCGGCATCACCTACAGGAACGAGGCGCCGCCCGACCTGGCCGACTATGCCGCGATGGTGCGCTCCATCACCGGCAATCTCGGCTGCCGCATCACGCTGGAGCCGGGCCGCTCGCTGGTCGGCAACGCCGGCATCCTGGTCAGCCGCGTCATCTATGTGAAGCAGGGGCTGCACCGCCGCTTCGCCATCATCGACGCGGCGATGAACGACCTGATCCGCCCGTCGCTCTACGACGCCTACCACGGCATCGTCCCGGTCGCCGAGCCGGCCCCTGATGCCGGGCAGGAGCCCTACGACGTGGTCGGCCCGGTGTGCGAGAGCGGCGACACCTTCGCCGTGCAGCGCCCGCTGCCGCCGTTGGCCGACGACGATCTGGTCGCCCTGCTGTCGGCCGGCGCCTATGGCGCGGTGATGGCCTCGACCTACAACACCCGGCCGCTGGTGCCGGAGGTGCTGGTCAACGGCGACCGCTTCTCGGTCATCCGCCCCCGCCCGACGGTGGAGGAGATGCTGGCGGCGGAACGGATTCCCGACTGGCTGTAA
- a CDS encoding ATP-binding protein codes for MSLPIPQEQEAAFWQGGGGMGERVRAHDWSATPLGDPGHWPPALRTTVSIVLNSHFPKALVWGPGLVTIYNDAFRPILGAKPEALGRSFRDVWAEAWGSIGPLADRAFAGEATFIEDFPLVVDRNGEPEQVWFTFCYSPVRDESGAVVGMIDTVIETTRTVLAHRTAAELNQRLEAEVEHRTRELMTTQNALRQSQKMEAIGQLAGGIAHDFNNMLAVVISGLNLLQRRLDRGDTNVGAYIDGAMDGAMRAAVLTQRLLAFSRQQPLAPEVLDANGLVRGMEELLTRTLGETIGMEFVTSAGLWAIHADLNQLENVLLNMAVNARDAMPDGGRLTIETANVHVDDAYAAEAAIEPGQYVLIAVSDTGAGMTPEVLAKAFDPFFTTKEVGKGTGLGLSQAFGFARQSGGHVRAYSEVGIGTTFKLYLPRFFGDARKAAPTPLSRTIVSPTGSPREIVLVVEDEERVRNFTVETLRELGYTVLHAFDGPSALELIGGAAADGWGGDPAGAPGGNAPRQDVTLLLTDIVMPGMTGRQLADAARAILPDLKVLYTTGYSRNAVIHNGVLDPGTNFLSKPFAIDQLAAKVRSVLDAPD; via the coding sequence TTGAGTCTCCCGATACCGCAAGAGCAGGAAGCCGCCTTCTGGCAGGGCGGCGGCGGAATGGGCGAGCGGGTGCGCGCCCATGACTGGAGCGCCACGCCGCTGGGCGATCCCGGCCACTGGCCCCCGGCTCTGCGCACCACGGTCAGCATCGTCCTGAATTCGCACTTTCCCAAGGCCCTGGTCTGGGGTCCGGGTCTGGTCACCATCTACAACGACGCCTTCCGCCCGATCCTCGGAGCCAAGCCGGAGGCGCTCGGCCGCTCCTTCCGCGACGTCTGGGCGGAGGCCTGGGGCAGCATCGGCCCGCTCGCCGACCGCGCCTTCGCCGGAGAGGCGACCTTCATCGAGGATTTCCCCCTCGTCGTCGACCGCAACGGCGAGCCCGAGCAGGTCTGGTTCACCTTCTGCTACAGCCCGGTGCGGGACGAAAGCGGTGCGGTGGTCGGCATGATCGACACCGTGATCGAGACGACCCGGACCGTGTTGGCCCACCGGACGGCAGCCGAGTTGAATCAACGGCTGGAAGCCGAGGTCGAGCATCGGACGCGCGAACTGATGACGACGCAGAACGCGTTGCGCCAGAGCCAGAAGATGGAGGCGATCGGCCAGCTGGCCGGCGGCATCGCCCATGATTTCAACAACATGCTGGCCGTGGTCATCAGTGGCCTGAATCTGCTGCAGCGCCGCCTGGACCGCGGCGACACAAATGTCGGTGCCTATATCGACGGGGCGATGGACGGCGCGATGCGGGCGGCGGTCCTGACCCAGCGGCTGCTCGCCTTCTCCCGCCAACAGCCGCTTGCACCGGAGGTGCTCGACGCCAACGGTCTGGTGCGCGGCATGGAAGAGCTGCTGACCCGGACCTTGGGCGAAACCATCGGTATGGAGTTCGTCACCTCGGCCGGGCTGTGGGCCATCCACGCCGACCTCAACCAGCTGGAGAATGTCCTGCTGAACATGGCGGTCAATGCCCGCGACGCCATGCCGGACGGCGGCCGCCTGACCATCGAGACCGCCAACGTCCATGTCGACGACGCCTATGCGGCCGAAGCGGCGATCGAGCCCGGCCAGTATGTGCTGATCGCGGTCAGCGACACCGGGGCCGGCATGACGCCGGAGGTGCTGGCGAAGGCGTTCGACCCCTTCTTCACCACCAAGGAGGTCGGCAAGGGCACCGGCCTCGGGCTGAGCCAGGCCTTCGGCTTCGCCCGCCAGTCCGGCGGCCATGTCCGCGCCTATTCGGAGGTCGGCATCGGCACGACGTTCAAGCTCTATCTGCCGCGGTTCTTCGGCGACGCGCGGAAGGCTGCGCCCACGCCCCTGTCCCGGACGATCGTCAGCCCCACCGGCTCCCCGCGCGAGATCGTGCTGGTGGTGGAGGATGAGGAGCGGGTGCGCAACTTCACGGTCGAGACGCTGCGCGAGCTCGGCTATACCGTGCTGCACGCCTTCGACGGGCCGTCGGCGCTGGAGCTGATCGGAGGAGCGGCTGCGGATGGTTGGGGAGGCGATCCGGCGGGTGCCCCTGGCGGGAACGCGCCCCGCCAGGACGTGACCCTGCTGCTGACCGACATCGTCATGCCCGGCATGACCGGGCGCCAGCTGGCCGACGCGGCAAGGGCGATATTGCCGGATCTGAAGGTTCTCTACACCACCGGGTACAGCCGCAACGCCGTGATCCACAACGGGGTGCTGGATCCCGGCACGAACTTCCTGTCCAAACCCTTCGCCATCGACCAGCTGGCGGCCAAGGTGCGCAGCGTGCTGGACGCGCCGGACTGA
- a CDS encoding glycerate kinase type-2 family protein, whose product MTTATNADALLHDLFLAALTAVTAETRLPAALPQPPKGRTVVIGAGKAAAAMAKTVEDHWPGPLTGLVVTRYDHDLPTGRIEVVQASHPVPDAAGQDAARRIVDLVQGLTADDLVLCLISGGGSALLALPAPGITLEDKRTVAKALLKSGADIGEMNCVRKHLSAVKGGRLAAMAHPARVVSLLVSDVPGDDPSVIASGPTVPDPTSFADARAILAKYGITPPPAVAAFLEAAADETPKPGDPRLAGAVTTTIATPQDALEAAAALARDRGYTPVILGDAIEGEAREVAKVHAGIARQVARHGQPAPVPAVILSGGETTVTVRGQGRGGRNVEFLLALAVALDGHPGIRAAAFDTDGIDGTEDNAGAVLRPDTLKRAEALGLDAKAFLANNDGYSFFKALGDLVVTGPTRTNVNDFRVIVIDPA is encoded by the coding sequence ATGACCACCGCCACGAATGCCGACGCCCTGCTCCACGACCTGTTCCTGGCGGCCCTGACCGCGGTGACCGCCGAGACCCGGCTGCCGGCGGCCCTGCCGCAGCCGCCCAAGGGCCGCACGGTCGTGATCGGCGCCGGCAAGGCGGCGGCAGCCATGGCGAAGACGGTGGAGGACCATTGGCCGGGACCGCTCACCGGCCTTGTCGTCACCCGCTACGACCATGACCTGCCCACCGGGCGGATCGAGGTGGTGCAGGCCTCGCATCCGGTGCCCGACGCCGCCGGCCAGGATGCCGCCCGCCGCATCGTCGATCTGGTGCAGGGGCTGACCGCCGACGACCTCGTGCTCTGCCTGATCTCCGGCGGCGGCTCCGCCCTGCTGGCCCTGCCGGCTCCCGGCATCACGCTGGAGGACAAGCGGACCGTCGCCAAGGCCCTGCTGAAGAGCGGCGCCGACATCGGCGAGATGAACTGCGTGCGCAAGCACCTGTCGGCGGTCAAGGGCGGGCGGCTCGCCGCCATGGCCCATCCGGCCCGCGTGGTCTCGCTGCTGGTCTCCGACGTGCCGGGCGACGATCCGTCGGTGATCGCCAGCGGCCCGACCGTGCCCGACCCGACCAGCTTCGCCGATGCCCGCGCCATCCTGGCGAAATACGGCATCACCCCGCCGCCGGCCGTGGCCGCCTTCCTGGAGGCCGCCGCCGACGAGACGCCGAAGCCCGGCGATCCGCGGCTGGCCGGCGCCGTCACCACCACCATCGCCACCCCGCAGGACGCGCTGGAGGCCGCGGCGGCGCTCGCCCGCGACCGCGGCTACACCCCGGTCATCCTGGGCGACGCCATCGAGGGCGAAGCGCGCGAGGTCGCCAAGGTCCATGCCGGCATCGCCCGGCAGGTCGCCCGCCACGGCCAGCCGGCGCCGGTCCCGGCGGTGATCCTCTCCGGCGGCGAAACCACGGTGACGGTACGCGGCCAGGGCCGCGGCGGCCGCAACGTCGAGTTCCTGCTGGCGCTGGCGGTGGCGCTGGACGGCCATCCCGGCATCCGGGCCGCCGCCTTCGACACCGACGGCATCGACGGGACGGAGGACAATGCCGGCGCCGTCCTGCGCCCCGACACCCTGAAACGGGCCGAGGCGCTGGGGCTGGATGCCAAGGCCTTCCTCGCGAACAACGACGGCTACAGCTTCTTCAAGGCGCTTGGCGATCTGGTGGTCACCGGGCCGACGCGGACCAACGTCAATGACTTCCGGGTGATCGTGATCGATCCCGCCTGA
- a CDS encoding cyclic nucleotide-binding domain-containing protein produces MTLPAASGPKRYAIGPGTVMMRQGEHADRAWLIESGELEVLLTAPDGGTRRLGVVGKGAVVGEMALIDDGERSATVRSLTEVACVEVTREAFRGLLKRSPPLASYLLQSLISAIRRGYGLPPTERVGNAVDFRSTTSFQKVVDRRMIREGHVFFGPNEPVNAAYLIQSGRVVLRPGRGTLGEDIASFGPGSLFGEIYLLTGRLPDVTAIAVTGGICEVIDRRSFDDAVMAMPPILKSLTRIYIAQLTKAKTGQGEGTVTPESPARA; encoded by the coding sequence ATGACACTGCCCGCCGCATCCGGTCCCAAACGCTACGCCATCGGTCCCGGCACCGTGATGATGCGGCAGGGCGAGCATGCCGACCGCGCCTGGCTGATCGAATCGGGGGAGCTGGAGGTGCTGTTGACGGCGCCCGACGGCGGCACCCGCCGGCTGGGGGTGGTCGGCAAGGGCGCGGTGGTCGGCGAGATGGCGCTGATCGACGATGGCGAGCGTAGCGCCACCGTGCGCTCGCTGACCGAGGTCGCTTGCGTCGAGGTGACGCGGGAGGCCTTCCGCGGGCTGCTGAAGCGCAGCCCGCCGCTGGCATCCTACCTGTTGCAGAGCCTGATTTCCGCCATCCGCCGCGGCTATGGCCTGCCGCCGACCGAGCGGGTCGGCAATGCCGTCGATTTCCGTTCCACCACCTCGTTCCAGAAGGTGGTCGACCGCCGCATGATCCGCGAGGGGCATGTCTTCTTCGGCCCCAACGAGCCGGTGAACGCCGCCTACCTGATCCAGTCCGGCCGCGTCGTGCTGCGTCCCGGACGCGGCACGCTGGGCGAGGACATCGCCAGCTTCGGGCCGGGCAGCCTGTTCGGCGAGATCTATCTGCTGACCGGCCGGCTGCCCGACGTCACCGCCATCGCCGTCACCGGCGGCATCTGCGAGGTGATCGACCGCCGCAGCTTCGACGATGCGGTGATGGCGATGCCGCCGATCCTGAAGTCGCTGACGCGGATCTACATCGCGCAGCTGACCAAGGCGAAAACGGGGCAGGGGGAGGGAACCGTCACCCCCGAGTCTCCAGCCCGCGCATGA
- the argH gene encoding argininosuccinate lyase — translation MSADQTPQTSPAAATAPAASQMWGGRFARGPAAIMEKINASIGFDKRLADQDIAGSKAHAAMLAKQGIITQADADAIIGGLDRVKAEIDAGSFTFKVELEDIHMNVEARLADLIGEPAKRLHTGRSRNDQVATDFKLWVRDAIDRTIGGLTALQAALIDLAEQHSGTVMPGFTHLQAAQPISFAHHLLAYVEMFGRDRSRFRDARCRLNECPLGSAALAGTPYPIDRFMTAEALGFNRPTANSLDAVSDRDFALEYLSAASICAMHLSRFAEEIVIWCSAQFRFIKLSDAFTTGSSIMPQKKNPDAAELVRAKAGRVIGSLNSLLIAMKGLPLAYSKDMQEDKEPVFEADDTLALCIAAMEGMVRDMQPNVPAMREAADRGFLNATDLADWLVRELDMPFREAHHVTGRAVKAAEDRRVGLTDLTLEELQAIEPRITAAVYPALSIEASLNSRTSFGGPAPVRVKEAVKAARERFL, via the coding sequence ATGAGCGCCGATCAGACCCCGCAGACCAGCCCCGCTGCCGCCACCGCACCCGCCGCCAGCCAGATGTGGGGCGGCCGCTTCGCGCGCGGTCCCGCCGCCATCATGGAGAAGATCAACGCCTCCATCGGCTTCGACAAGCGGCTGGCCGACCAGGACATCGCCGGGTCGAAGGCCCATGCCGCGATGCTGGCCAAGCAGGGCATCATAACCCAGGCCGACGCCGACGCCATCATCGGCGGCCTCGACCGCGTGAAGGCAGAGATTGATGCCGGGAGCTTCACCTTCAAGGTGGAGCTGGAGGACATCCACATGAATGTGGAGGCCCGGCTGGCAGACCTGATCGGCGAGCCGGCCAAGCGGCTGCACACCGGCCGCTCGCGCAACGACCAGGTGGCGACCGACTTCAAGCTGTGGGTGCGCGACGCCATCGACCGGACCATCGGCGGGCTGACCGCGCTGCAGGCCGCGCTGATCGACCTCGCCGAACAGCACAGCGGCACGGTGATGCCTGGCTTCACCCATCTCCAGGCGGCGCAGCCGATCAGCTTCGCCCATCACCTGCTGGCCTATGTCGAGATGTTCGGGCGCGACCGCAGCCGCTTCCGCGACGCGCGGTGCCGGCTGAACGAATGCCCGCTGGGCTCGGCGGCGCTGGCCGGCACTCCCTACCCGATCGACCGCTTCATGACGGCCGAGGCGCTGGGCTTCAACCGGCCGACCGCCAACTCGCTGGACGCGGTGTCCGACCGCGACTTCGCGCTGGAATACCTGTCGGCGGCGTCGATCTGCGCCATGCACCTGTCGCGCTTCGCCGAGGAGATCGTGATCTGGTGCTCGGCCCAGTTCCGCTTCATCAAGCTGTCTGACGCCTTCACCACCGGCTCGTCGATCATGCCGCAGAAGAAGAACCCCGACGCGGCGGAGCTGGTGCGCGCCAAGGCCGGCCGGGTGATCGGCTCGCTCAACAGCCTGCTGATCGCGATGAAGGGGCTTCCGCTGGCCTATTCCAAGGACATGCAGGAGGACAAGGAGCCGGTGTTCGAGGCCGACGACACGCTGGCGCTCTGCATCGCCGCCATGGAGGGCATGGTGCGCGACATGCAGCCCAACGTCCCGGCGATGCGCGAGGCGGCCGACCGCGGCTTCCTCAACGCCACCGACCTCGCCGACTGGCTGGTGCGGGAGCTGGACATGCCCTTCCGCGAGGCGCACCACGTCACCGGCCGCGCCGTGAAGGCGGCGGAGGACCGGCGCGTCGGCCTGACCGACCTGACGCTGGAGGAACTCCAGGCGATCGAGCCGCGCATCACCGCGGCCGTCTATCCGGCGCTCAGCATCGAGGCGTCGCTGAACAGCCGGACCAGCTTCGGCGGCCCGGCCCCGGTCCGCGTCAAAGAGGCGGTGAAGGCCGCCCGGGAGCGTTTCCTGTGA
- a CDS encoding aldo/keto reductase yields MDTRILGTTGPAVSALGLGCMGMSGMYGPADRAEGIATIHAALDAGVTLLDTGDFYGMGHNEMLIGEALRGIARDRFQVSVKFGALRAPDGAWLGYDARPAAVKNFLAHTLTRLGLDHIDVYRPSRLDPNVPIEDTIGAVADMVKAGYVRHIGLSEMGADTIRRAAATHPISDLQIEYSLISRGIEDAILPACRDLGIGITAYGVLSRGLISGHWTKDSTGGGGDFRAHSPRFQGGNLDRNLALVEELRRVAGAKGVSVAQIAIAWVLSRGSDIVPLVGARRRDRLTEALGALDVDLTPDDLAAIERAVPPGAAAGDRYDPKQMAMLDSERR; encoded by the coding sequence ATGGACACGCGCATTCTCGGAACCACCGGCCCGGCCGTCTCCGCGCTCGGCCTCGGTTGCATGGGCATGTCGGGCATGTACGGCCCGGCCGACCGGGCGGAAGGCATCGCCACCATCCATGCGGCGCTCGACGCCGGGGTGACGCTGCTCGACACCGGAGACTTCTACGGCATGGGCCACAACGAGATGCTGATCGGCGAGGCGCTGCGCGGAATCGCGCGCGACCGCTTCCAGGTCAGCGTCAAGTTCGGCGCGCTGCGGGCGCCGGACGGCGCTTGGCTCGGCTACGACGCCCGGCCGGCGGCGGTGAAGAATTTCCTGGCCCACACGCTGACCCGGCTCGGGCTGGACCACATCGACGTCTACCGCCCGTCGCGCCTCGACCCGAATGTCCCGATCGAGGACACCATCGGCGCCGTCGCCGACATGGTGAAGGCCGGCTATGTCCGCCACATCGGCCTGTCGGAGATGGGGGCCGACACCATCCGCCGGGCCGCCGCCACCCACCCGATCAGCGACCTGCAGATCGAATATTCGCTGATCTCCCGCGGGATCGAGGATGCGATCCTGCCGGCCTGCCGCGATCTGGGCATCGGCATCACCGCCTACGGCGTGCTGTCGCGCGGCCTGATCAGCGGTCATTGGACGAAGGACAGCACCGGCGGCGGCGGCGACTTCCGCGCCCACAGCCCGCGCTTCCAGGGCGGCAACCTGGACCGCAATCTGGCCCTGGTCGAGGAGTTGCGCCGGGTCGCCGGGGCCAAGGGGGTCAGCGTCGCGCAGATCGCGATTGCCTGGGTGCTGTCGCGCGGTTCGGATATTGTGCCGCTGGTCGGCGCGCGGCGGCGCGACCGGCTGACCGAAGCGCTGGGAGCCCTGGACGTTGACCTCACCCCCGATGACCTCGCTGCGATCGAACGGGCGGTGCCGCCCGGCGCCGCGGCCGGCGACCGCTACGACCCCAAACAGATGGCGATGCTCGACAGCGAGCGGCGCTGA
- the hyi gene encoding hydroxypyruvate isomerase encodes MVQFAANLTMLYNEHAFLDRFAAAADAGFRGVEYLFPYDFPADALAEKLRRHGLTQVLHNLPAGNWGGGERGIAILPDRVQEFRDGVARAIDYAGTLGCKQVNCLVGILPQGADAAAAESTLVGNLAYAADALAGAGIKLLVEPINTRDIPGFYLTRTKQALDLIDKAGSGNLYVQYDIYHMQIMEGDLARTIEANLARIAHVQLADNPGRNEPGTGEINYPFLFKHLDAIGYDGWVGCEYKPKTATDEGLGWFAPYRTEPANA; translated from the coding sequence ATGGTGCAATTCGCCGCCAACCTGACGATGCTCTACAACGAGCATGCCTTTCTCGACCGATTCGCCGCGGCGGCCGATGCCGGCTTCCGTGGCGTGGAGTATCTGTTCCCCTACGACTTCCCCGCCGACGCGCTGGCCGAGAAACTGCGCCGACACGGGCTGACCCAGGTCCTGCACAATCTGCCGGCCGGCAACTGGGGCGGCGGCGAGCGCGGCATCGCCATCCTGCCCGACCGCGTGCAGGAGTTCCGCGACGGCGTCGCCCGCGCCATCGACTATGCCGGCACGCTGGGCTGCAAACAGGTCAACTGCCTCGTCGGCATCCTCCCGCAGGGAGCCGACGCCGCCGCCGCCGAAAGCACGCTGGTCGGCAACCTCGCCTATGCCGCCGACGCGCTGGCCGGAGCCGGCATCAAGCTGCTGGTCGAGCCGATCAACACCCGCGACATCCCGGGCTTCTACCTGACCCGGACGAAACAGGCGCTCGACCTGATCGACAAGGCGGGGTCCGGCAATCTGTACGTGCAGTATGACATCTACCACATGCAGATCATGGAAGGCGACCTGGCCCGGACCATCGAGGCCAACCTCGCCCGCATCGCCCATGTCCAGTTGGCCGACAATCCCGGCCGCAACGAGCCCGGCACCGGCGAGATCAACTATCCCTTCCTGTTCAAGCATCTGGACGCCATCGGCTACGACGGCTGGGTCGGCTGCGAATACAAGCCGAAGACGGCGACGGACGAGGGGCTCGGCTGGTTCGCCCCCTACAGGACGGAACCGGCGAACGCCTGA